The window CCACCAACCTCGTCACCGGCGCGGCCCTGGCCACGGTCAACCGCCTCCCGGTGCTGCTCCTGCCCGGTGACTACTTCGCGACCCGCGCCGCCGACCCGCTGCTCCAGCAGCTGGAGCACCCCGTGGAGGCGGACCTCTCGGTCAACGACACGCTGCGCCCGGTCTCCCGCTACTTCGACCGGATCACCCGCCCCGAGGCGCTGATCCCGTCCGCGCTGAACGCGATGCGCGTGCTCGCCGACCCCGTGGAGACCGGCGCCGTCACCCTGGCCCTGCCGCAGGACGTCCAGGCCGAGGCGTACGACTGGCCCGAGGAGTTCTTCGCCGACCGGGTCTGGCACGTGCGCCGCCCGGCGCCCGACCCGGCCGAGCTCGCGGCCGCCGTGGAGGCCGTACGCGGCTCCCGGCGCCCCCTGATCGTCGCGGGCGGCGGAATCCACCACAGCGAGGCCGAGGCGGCGCTCAAGGCGTTCGTGGAGGCCACCGGCATCCCGGTCGCGTCCACCCAGGCCGGCAAGGGATCGCTGCGCCACGACCACCCGGCCGACCTCGGCGGCGTCGGCCACACCGGCACCGCCGTCGCCGACGACCTGGCCCGCACCGCCGACCTGGTCATCGGCGTCGGCACCCGCTACACGGACTTCACCACCGCCTCCGCCACGCTCTTCCAGGAGCCGGGCGTCCGGTTCGTCAACCTGAACGTGGCCGCCTTCGACGCGCACAAGCTGAGCGCGCGCACCCTGGTCGCCGACGCCCGCGCCGGTCTCGAAGCCCTCACGCAGGCGCTCGCCGGCCATCGCGTGGACACGGCGTACGAGGCCGAGTACCGCGCGGGCAAGGAGCGCTGGGAGCAGGTCGTGGACGCCGCCTTCCGGGCGGACGACGAGCACGCCGTACCCACCCAGACCCAGGTCCTCGGCGCCCTGGACGCCGTGGTGGGCGACGACGACGTGGTCATCAACGCGGCCGGCTCGCTCCCCGGCGACCTGCACAAGCTCTGGCGTGCGCGAAGCCCGCGCCAGTACCACCTGGAGTACGGCTACTCCTGCATGGGCTACGAGATCCCGGCGGGCATCGGCGTCCAGCAGGCCGCCCCCGGCACCCCCGTCTGGTCGCTGGTCGGCGACGGCACGTACCTCATGATGCCCACCGAGATCGTCACGGCCGTCCAGGAACGGCTGCCCGTCAACCTGGTGCTGATCCAGAACCACGGGTACGCGTCCATCGGCGGACTCTCCGAGACGGTCGGCGGCGAGCGCTTCGGCACCGCCTACCGCTACCGCGCTCCCGACGGCACCTTCACCGGCGACCCGCTGCCGGTCGACCTGGCCGCCAACGCCGCCAGCCTCGGGATGGACGTCCTGCGCGCCAAGACCGTCCGCGAACTGCGGGACGCCCTGGCCACCGCCCGCGCCTCCGACCGGCCGACGTGCGTGTACGTCGAGACCGATCCGACGCCCGGCGCCCCCGGTGCCGAGGCCTGGTGGGACGTACCGGTCGCCGAGGTCGCCTCCCGAGAGGCCGCGACCCGCGCCCGCGAGACGTACGACCGGAACGTCGTCGACCGCCGCCGCCACCTCTGAACTCCCCGCTCACGAAAAGGACCCGCACCTCATGAAGAACATCGACCACTGGATCGGGGGGAAGCCCGTCGAGGGCACCTCCAGCCGCTTCGGGCCCGTCTACAACCCCGCCACGGGCGCCCAGGAGAAGCAGGTGCCCTTCGCCTCCGTGGACGAGGTGGACGCCGCCGTCGCCTCCGCGAAGGCCGCCTTCGAGAGCTGGGGCACCGCCTCGCTGGCCAAGCGCACCTCGGTCCTCTTCAAGTACCGCGAGCTGCTCGACGCGCACCGCGACGAGATCGCCGAGCTCATCACCGCCGAGCACGGCAAGGTGCACTCCGACGCGCTCGGCGAGGTCGCCCGGGGCATGGAGATCGTCGAACTCGCCTGTTCGGTACCGCAGTTGGTGAAGGGCGAGCTGTCCACGCAGGTCTCCACCCGGGTCGACGTGGCCGCGATCCGCCAGCCCCTCGGCGTCGTTGCCGGCATCACGCCGTTCAACTTCCCGGCCATGGTGCCGATGTGGATGTTCCCGCTGGCCATCGCGTGCGGCAACACCTTCGTGCTCAAGCCGAGCGAGAAGGACCCCTCCGCCTCCTACCGGCTGGCCGAGCTGGCCTCCGAGGCGGGCCTGCCGGACGGCGTGCTCAACGTCGTGCAGGGCGACAAGGTCGCCGTCGACCGCCTCCTGGAGCACCCGGACATCACGGCCGTCTCCTTCGTCGGCTCCACGCCCATCGCCAAGTACATCCAGCTCAAGGGCATCGAGCACGGCAAGCGCGTGCAGGCCCTCGGCGGCGCCAAGAACCACATGCTGGTGCTGCCCGACGCCGACCTGGACTTCGCCGCCGACCAGGCCATCAACGCCGCCTACGGCTCGGCAGGCGAGCGCTGCATGGCCGTGTCCGTCGTCGTCGCGGTCGGCGACACCGGCGACGAGCTGGTCGGCAAGATCGCCGAGCGCGCCAAGGGCCTGAAGATCGGCCCCGGCAGCGACGCCGCCAGCGAGATGGGCCCCCTCATCACCCGCGAGCACCGCGACAAGGTCGCCTCGTACGTCGAGAGCGCCCGCGCCCAGGGCGCCGAGGTCGTCGTGGACGGCACCGGCTACACCGTCCCCGGTCACGAGGACGGCTTCTTCATCGGCGTCTCGCTCCTCGACAGGGTCCCGGTCACCGCGGACGCGTACAAGGACGAGATCTTCGGCCCGGTGCTGTGCGTGGTCCGCGCCGACACGTACGACGAGGCCATCGCGCTGATCAACAGCTCCCGCTGGGGCAACGGCACCGCGATCTTCACCCGAGACGGCGGCGCCGCCCGCCGCTTCCAGCTGGAGGTCCAGGCCGGCATGGTCGGCATCAACGTCCCGATCCCCGTGCCCGTCGGCTACCACTCCTTCGGCGGCTGGAAGGACTCCCTCTTCGGCGACCACCACATCTACGGCAACGACGGCGTCGCCTTCTACACCCAGGGCAAGGTCATCACCACCCGCTGGCCCGACCCGGCGGACGGCGGCGGCATCAACCTCGGCTTCCCCAGCAACTCCTGACACAAGCCGCACCGAAGGAGGCCGTGCCCGACACCGGCACGGCCTCACCGAAGCCGTACGGGGTACCGGCACGACCTGACCGGGAACCACGTACCCACGGACACGCGAAGGGAGGGGCACCCGTGGCATCCACCGAAACGGCACGTCCGGCTACCGCCGCGGCCTTCGACAGCCTGGAGGTCGCCCTGGACCGGGGCAGCCCGATCCCGCTCTACTACCAGCTCGCCCAGCAGCTGGAGTCCGCGATCGAACACGGGGCGCTCGCCCCGGGCAACCTGCTGGGCAACGAGGTGGACATAGCCGCCCGGCTCGGCCTGTCCCGGCCGACCGTCCGCCAGGCCATCCAGTCGCTGGTGGACAAGGGTCTGCTGGTGCGCCGCCGCGGCATCGGCACCCAGGTGGTGCACAGCCAGGTCCGGCGTTCGCTCGAACTGAGCAGCCTGTACGACGACCTCGCGGCCGCCGGCCAGAGCCCCGCCACCCGGGTACTGCGCAACGAGGTCGAGTCCGCCTCGGCGGACGTCGCCGCGGCCCTCGGCATCCCCGAGGGCCGGGACGTCGTCGTGCTCGAACGGCTGCGCTCGACCCACGGCGAACCCGTGGCCCGTCTCTGCAACTACCTGCCCGCCACGCTCCTCGACCTGGACACCGAGAAGCTGGAGGCAACCGGTCTCTACCGGATGATGCGGGCCGCCGGGATCACGCTGCACAGCGCCCACCAGACCGTCGGGGCCCGCAGCGCCACCGCGGAGGAGGGCGGCCTGCTCGACGAGCGCGCGGGAGCCGCGCTCCTCACCATGCGCCGCACGGCCTACGACGACACCGGGCGGGCCGTCGAGTACGGCACCCACGTCTACCGCGCGTCCCGCTACACCTTCGACTTCCAGCTGCTCGTCCGCCCCTGACGGATGCGGCTGCCGGGGTCGTGCGGCTCCCGCGGCGGTACGTTGGGCCCGTGCAGCTCGGTGCACCGAGTGTGGCGAACGGGAAGACCACTCCCAGAGACGGAGAGGGGTCAGGGTGGCGATGAGCGAGGAGAGCGGCGTGGCGCGGCGCTTCGACATGGCGGACGCCGCCGTCGTGCTGCTGGACGCGCGTACGGCGGTGGCCGGCTGGACGGACGACGCCGAGCGGCTGTTCGGCTACCGCCCGGCCGAGGTCGTGGGCCGGGCCGTGGCCGACCTGCTCATGCCCGAGGACGCCGCGCGGCTGCCTGACCTGACCCGCCGGTGCGGCCCGAGCGGCACCTGGACGGGGCTCCTGGCCGTACGCCACCGTGACGGACACCCGGTCGTCACCACCGTGCGGGTCGTCTCGGCCGTGGAGAGCGCGGACGGCCCGCCGCGCCGGGTGGCCCTGGTCGCCGACATGACCGGCGCCGCGGGCTGGCACATGAGCCGTACGGTGCTGGAGCGGATGGCCGCGCACTCGCCGATCGGCATCGCCATCGTGGACGCGGACCTGCGGTTCGTGTGGTCGAACGCGGCCCTGGAGCAGTTCGGCGGCGGCCCCGCCCACCAGCGGATCGGCAAACGGCTCGCGGACATCCAGCCGGGCCTGGACGCCGAGGCGCTCGAAGCGGTCATGCGCCGGGTGCTGGAGACCGGTGAGGCCGTCATCGGATACGAGCACATCGGCTCGGTGGCCTCGGCGCCGCACCGGGAGACGGCCCACGCGATGTCGTTCACCCGGCTCGACGACGACCAGGGCAACCCGATCGGCGCGTACTACACGGTGGTCGACGTCAGCGAACGCTTCCGGGCCAGGGAGCGGCTCACCCTTCTGGACCAGGCGGGCAAGCGCATCGGCCGCACCCTGGACGTCATGCGCACGGCCCAGGAGCTGGCCGACGTGGCCGTGCCGGGGCTCGCGGACTTCGTCGCCGTCGACCTGCTCGAGTCCGTCCTCGAAGGGGGCGAGCCCGCCCCCGGCCCGCTGAGCGTCACGGACGCGGTACCGCTGCGACGGGCCGGCCAGCAGTCCGTGAGCGAGGGCGTCCCGGAAGCCGTCGTCGACGTCGGACAGGTGGCGCGCTACCTTGTCGGAGCACCCCCGATCAGCTGTCTGACCAGCGGCGACTCCTGGATCGAGGAGCGGCTCGACCCGGGGGCCAAGGAGTGGTCCAACAGCGGACCCGGCGGCCGGGCGGCGACCTTCCGCGACCTCGGGCTGCACACGGTGATGATCGTCCCGATCCGGGCCCGGGGCACCACGCTCGGGATCACCACGTTCTTCCGCAAGCGGCGCAAGGACCCCTTCGACCAGGACGACCTGGCCCTGGCGGAGGAGTTCGTGGCCCGCGCCGCCCTCTGCCTGGACAACGCCCGCCGCTACACCCGGGAACGCGACGCGGCGCTCGTCCTGCAGCGCCATCTGCTGCCGCACCGGCTCCCCGAACAGGACGCGATGGAGGTCGCCGCCTGCTACCGGCCGGCCGACGAACTGACGGGGCTCGGCGGGGACTGGTTCGACGTCATCCCGCTGTCGGGCGCGCGGGTCGCCCTCGTGGTGGGCGACGTGGTCGGGCACGGCATCGAGGCCGCCGCCGCCATGGGCCGGCTGCGGGCCGCCGTGCAGACCCTCGCCGATCTGGACCTGCCGCCCCAGGAGGTGCTGGCCCACCTCGACGACCTGGTCGACCGGTCCGGGCACGAGGACGACCCCGACACGGCGCCCCGCGCCGACGGCGTACCGACGAAGGGCGCCAGCTGCCTCTACGCGGTGTACGACCCGGTCGGCGGCCGGTGCTCCATGGCCGCCGCCGGCCACGGACTGCCCGCCGTCGTGAGGCCGGACGGCACGGTGGACTTCCCCGAACTGCCGCCGGGCCCCGAGCTCGGCGTCGGCGGCCCGCCCTTCGAGTCGGTCGAACTGGAACTCGCGGAGGGCAGTGTGCTGGCGCTGTGCACCGACGGGCTGCTCGCCGCCGAAGGACCCGCGAGCGTGCGGGACGCGGCCGCCGACCGGGAGCGGCTGCGGCGCGTGCTCGAACGGCGGGCGCCCGGCCTCGACGACAGCTGCCAGGCCGTGGTCGAGGCGCTCGTCCCGGCGCGCCCGCCGGACGACGTCGTGCTGCTGATGGCCCGCGCCCGCCGCCTGCCGGCGGAGCGGATGGTGTCCTGGGAGCTGCCCGGTGATCCGGCCGCGGTCGCCGAGGTCCGCAAACGCACCTCGCGGCAGCTGTGCGAGTGGGGACTGGACGAGCTGACCTTCACCACCGAGCTCGTCGTCAGCGAGCTCGTCACGAACGCGATCCGGCACGCGGCCGGACCGATCAGGCTGCGGCTGATCATGTCGAGAACCCTGGTCTGCGAGGTGTGGGACGGCAGTCCCACGGCCCCGCACCTGCGCCACCCGAAGACGACGGACGAGGGCGGCCGCGGTCTCTTCCTGATCTCCCAGTTCACCCAGCGCTGGGGCACGCGCTACACCCAGGACGGCAAGATCATCTGGACGGAACAGTCCCTGGCGGGCCCGGCGGTCTGAGCCCCGGCGGGAGCGGTCCCGCGCCGCGCCCGTCGGTTCGGCCCGGCGTCTCGACAGGTCCTCCGCCGTGCCGGTGACGTCCGATTTTCTGCCGCACACGCGGTGTCTAACGTCGTATTAAGTCACTTTTGTCGCATAGTGCGTCCGGAGGGCGAACCAGGACGGTCGCCCGCGCGCCCCGCGGTTCACCTCCTCGTGCCCGCACCCAACGAGGAGTGACGCCTCATGTCCGACACCGTGTCCCGGCGGTCCGTCCTGCGCCTGCTGGGCGGCGCGACCGCCGTAGCCCTCGCCGCGACCACCGGCCTCCCCACCCCGGCCCGGGCGGCCGCGCGGGAAGCCGCGGGCCCCCGCGTCGAGAGCCTGCTCACCCGGCTCACCCTGGACGAGAAGATCTCCCTGCTGCACGGCGCCCCCGACCCGAAGTCCCTCGGCCAGGCCGGCTGCGTCCCCGGCGTGGAACGGCTCGGAATCCCACCGCTGCGCCTCGCCGACGGCCCCGCCGGAGTCCGCGTCAAGCAGCACGCCACCGCCCTGCCCGCCCCCGTCCTGCTCGCCGCCGCCTTCGACCCCGGCCTCGCCCGCCGCTACGGCCGCGTCATCGGACACGAGGGCCGCGCCCTCGGCCAGGACGTACTGCTCTCGCCGATGGTCAACCTCGTCCGCACCCCGTACGCGGGCCGCAACTTCGAGACCTTCAGCGAGGATCCGCTGCTCTCCGCCGACCTCGTGGCCGAGGAGATCCGCGGCATCCAGGGCGAGGGCCTCATCGCGACCGTCAAGCACTACGCGATGAACAACCAGGAGCAGGACCGCGAGAGCGTCGACGTACGGGTCGACGAGCAGACCCTCAACGAGGTCGAGCTCCGCGCCTTCGAGGCCGCCGTCGGCGCGGGCACCCGCGCCGTCATGGGCGCCTACAACAAGGTCAACGGCACCTACGCCTGCGAGAACGAGGAACTCCTCACCGGCATCCTCCGCGACCGCTGGGGCTTCCAGGGCTGGGTGATGACCGACTGGCACGCAGCCCACAGCACGGTCGCCGCGCTCACCGCGGGCCTCGACATGGAGATGCCGAACGGCAAGTACTTCGGGGCCGCCCTGAAGACGGCGGTCCGCGACGGGAGCGTCTTTGAGGAGTACGTCGACCGGGCCGTACGCCGGATCCTCACCGCGATGGACGACTTCGGGCTCCTCGACGGCAGCGCCCCGCCCCGCCCCGCCCGGGACGCGGCGGCCGGCGCGGCCGTGGCCCTGGAGGTCGCCAAGGCGGGCGCGACCCTCCTGCACAACGCGAACGGCACCCTGCCCCTGACCGGCGAGGCCGCCCGCAGCATCGCCGTCGTCGGCCCCACCGGCTCGCTCCCGTTCGTCAGCGGCGGCGGCAGCGCCCACGTCGTGCCCGACCACGCCGACAGCCCGCTCGACGCCATCAGGTTCCGCGCGGGAGAAGGCTCCCGGGTGTCGTACGCACTCGGTGAGGACCTCTTCGGCAAGCCCCTGCCGAAGGACGCGCTCTCGGCCGGGATCACCCCGGAGGCCCAGCGGGTCGCCGCCGGGAAGACCTGGACGTACGACGGGACGCTCACCGTCGAGGACGACGACGAGTGGACCTTCGTCGTCCACTACTCCGGCACACGGCCCAAGGTGCTCCTCGACGGAGTCGACCTCTTCCCGGTGGCGACCGGCCTCGCCGAGTACTTCACCGGCGGACTGGTGTCCGCCGCGCCCGACGGCCTGGCGGTGCGCCGCAGGACGCTGGACCTCGCCGCCGGTGAGCACCGGATCGAGATCACCGCGAAGGGCGGCGCCAAGGGGCAGACGTTCAGACTGCGGCGCGCCACCGGCGCGACCCGCGCCCAGGACGTGGCCGAGGCCGTGCGGGCCGCGAGCGCCGCCCACAGCGTCGTCCTGTTCGCGTACGAGGACGCCACCGAGAACCAGGACCGCACGACCCTCGCGCTCCCCGGCCACCAGGCACAGCTGATCGAGGCGGTGACGGCGGCGAACCCCCGGACGGCCGTCGTCCTCAACACCTCGTCGTCGACCTCGATGCCGTGGCTGGAACGCACCGCCGCCGTGCTCCAGATGTACTACCCGGGCCAGGAGGGCGCGGCGGCCACCGCCGCCGTCCTGTTCGGCGACTGCGACCCCGGCGGACGGCTCACCCAGTCCTTCCCGGTCGACGACGACCACCACCCGGTCGCGGGGGAACCACGCCGCTACCCGGGCGTGAACGGCGTCGAGCACTACTCGGAGGGGATCCACGTCGGCTACCGCTGGTACGACGCCAAGGGCGTACGGCCGCTGTTCCCGTTCGGGTACGGGCTCTCGTACACGTCCTTCGCGTACGGGGAACTGCGGGTGGAGCGGACCGGGGACGGGCTGGAGGTGTCCTTCACCGTGCGGAACACGGGCCGGCGGGACGGTGTCGACGTCCCGCAGGTCTACGTGGGGCCCTCGCCGGACCTCCGGGTCGACCAGGCCGTGCGGGTGCTGGGCGGCTACCAGCGGCTCGCGCTGAAGGCGGGGGAGTCGCGCCGGGTCACCGTGCGCGTCGACGAGCGCACGCTCTCCTCGTGGGATCCGAAGCGGCACGGCTGGGTGCTCGGTACCGGACGGCGGACCGTGTGGGTGGGGGCCTCGTCGAGCGAACTGCGCCTCAGTTCGAGGGCCGGGGTGTGAGGGACCTGAGGGGCTCTGTGCCTGTGGAGTGAACGGGTAGGCTGCCCGGCGTGCGTTCGGGGCCGAGCGCACGCCGGGCCCGGGCCCGGTCCGCGGTGAATCGGGAGGAACCGGCGTTGCACGTCCAGGAGTGGCTAGAGACCGTGCCTGCGGTCAGCATCTACGTTTTGGTGGGCGTGGTCATCGGCCTGGAGAGCCTGGGCATTCCGCTGCCGGGCGAGATCATCCTCGTCTCCGCGGCCCTGCTCGCCTCCCAGCACGGCGACATCGACCCGGTCGTCCTCGGCGCCTGTGCCGTCGCCGGCGCGATCATCGGTGACTCCATCGGTTACGCGATCGGCCGCAAGGGCGGTCGGCCGCTGCTGGCCTGGCTGGGCGCGAAGTTCCCCAGGCACTTCAGCGAGGGCCATATCGCCACCGCCGAGAAGTCCTTCGAGAAGTGGGGCATGTGGGCCGTCTTCTTCGGCCGCTTCGTCGCCCTGCTGCGGATCTTCGCGGGCCCCCTCGCGGGCGTGCTGCGCATGCCCTACTGGAAGTTCCTGACCGCCAACGTGCTCGGCGGCATCCTCTGGGCCGGCGGCACGACCGCGGTCATCTACTACGTCGGCGTGGTCGCCGAGTCCTGGCTCAAGCGCTTCTCCTGGCTCGGCCTGGTGGTCGCCCTGCTCATCGGCCTCACCTCGATGCTGGTCCTCAAGCGCAAGGCGAAGAAGGTGACGGCGGAGCAGCAGCCCGCCGGCCTGGCGCCCGAGCCCGTCCCGGCGGCCGACTAGACGACCGAGTGCCTGCGCCCCCGACAGGGCGCAGGCCTTCAGGCGCGCGGGGGACCGCGTCACCGGCCACGACGAACCCGCGCCCCGCGTACTCCCGTCACTCCTGGTGCGCTTCCCGGTGCGTCTTCGCCAGCTCCACGTACAGCACCCCGTTGAGCGAGATCCCCTCCCGCTCCTCGGCGGTCAGCTCCCGCCTGACCTTGGCGGGCACACCGGCGACGAGCACCCCCGGAGGGACCTGCATCCCCTGCGGCACCAGGGCCTGGGCGGCGACCAGCGAACCCGCCCCGATCACGGCCCCGTTGAGGATGGTCGCGCCCATCCCGACCAAACAGTCGTCCTCGACGGTCGCCCCGTGCACCACGGCGTTGTGGCCGATGGAGACCCGCTCGCCGACGGTGACGGGGAAGCCCGGGTCGACGTGGAGGGTGCAGTTGTCCTGGACGTTGCTGTCCGCGCCGATGACGATCGGACCGCATTCGGCCCGCAGCACCGCCCCGTACCAGACGCTCGCGCCGGGGTGCAGCGTCACCTCGCCGAGCACCACGGACATCGGGGCGACGAACGCCTCCTGATCCACCTTCGGATCCTTGCCGCCCACGCCCGCGATCAGCGCCCTGTGCGTCATCGCCGTCTCCTCGTCCTCGTCGGTACCGGCACCGTAAGCGATCCGGCCTCCTCGGGGTGGGGCGAAGATCACAGGTTCCCGGGCTGATCGGCGGACGTCGCGCTGAGTACGGTGAGCGGGTGCCCAAGAGCAAGAACACGTTCTCATCCCGGCGGCGCCGGCTCGTCCAGCGCGCCGTCCACGCGGGCTGGGCCTGGGTGCAGCGCACGGGCGCGGTGACCGCCGAGCGGCCCGGGCGGCTGCGCTTCGGCGCGATGGGAACAGGTACCAGGCTGGCCTTCCCGCAGGGCACCGTCTTCGGTGAGCCGTGGATCCATCTCGGCGACCACTGCATCATCGCCGAACAGGTCACCCTGACCGCCGGGCTGATGCCCGACCTCGACCTCGGTGCCGAGCCCATACTGCGCATCGGGAACGGCGTCGTCCTCGGCCGCGGCAGCCACGTCATCGCCGACACGACGGTCACGATCGGCAGCGACTGCTACTTCGGGCCCTATGTGTACGTGACGTCCACGAACCACTCCTACGACGATCCCCAGGAGCCCATCGGCAAGCAGTGGCCGCGGATGGAGCCGGTGGAGATCGGGCCCGGCTGCTGGATCGGCACGGGCGCGGTGATCCTGCCCGGCGCGCGGATCGGGCGGAACGTCGTGGTGGCGGCCGGCGCCGTGGTGCGCGGAGTGGTGCCCGACCACGCGGTGGTGGCCGGGGCGCCGGCGCGGGTCGTACGGCGCTGGACCGCGGGCGACGGCTGGCAGCCGCCGCTGCGGACGCCGGCGCCGGTGCCGATCCCCGACGGCGTCACCCCCGAGCAACTGCTCGCACTGTCCGAGCTGGACGCGGAGGGCATCGCCGCCCTGCGGGCCGTCGAGACCGCCCACGAGGACGTACGCGCCGAGTCCTGAACCGGGGGGCCTCACCCCGTGGCGAGCAGGACCGTGCCGACGAGCGCGAGGCCGGCGCCCGCGGCCTGGATCCCGCGCAGCCGTTCGCTGAGGAAACCGCGCGCCGCCAGGGCCGTGACCACCGGATAGAGCGAGGCGAGGACGGCGGCCACGGTGACCGGACCGCGCTGGGCGGCCAGCGCGTACGTGCCGTTGGCGGCGACGTCGGCGAGACCGACGAACGCGAAGGCCACGAGCGAGCGCCGGGCGACCTTCGGGGGAGGCGAGGTGCCGCGTCGGACGGAGACGTACAGGGCCGTGCCGCCCGCGAGGACGTTCGTGACGCGCTGGACGAACAGGGCCAGGAAGAGGCCGGTGAGAGTGGTCGAGGCCTCGGCGATGAGGGCCATCACCGCGCCGAATCCGAACGCCGCGAGCAGGGTGAGCGCAAC of the Streptomyces aurantiacus genome contains:
- a CDS encoding acyltransferase; this encodes MPKSKNTFSSRRRRLVQRAVHAGWAWVQRTGAVTAERPGRLRFGAMGTGTRLAFPQGTVFGEPWIHLGDHCIIAEQVTLTAGLMPDLDLGAEPILRIGNGVVLGRGSHVIADTTVTIGSDCYFGPYVYVTSTNHSYDDPQEPIGKQWPRMEPVEIGPGCWIGTGAVILPGARIGRNVVVAAGAVVRGVVPDHAVVAGAPARVVRRWTAGDGWQPPLRTPAPVPIPDGVTPEQLLALSELDAEGIAALRAVETAHEDVRAES